GGAATTCCCGCCTGTCGCGCGGCGGCAAGCAATCCGGCCTCCAGCCGTTGGCCTAGCGCTTCCAACCGGGCATAGGGGGAATTGTCTCGCAAAATCTTCAGCGTAGCGATGCCCGCCGCCGTGGCCAGCGGGTTGCCGCTGAGGGTGCCAGCTTGAAACACCTTGCCGGCGGGCAGGATGTGATCCATGATCTCGGCCCGCCCGCCGTAAGCTCCCACCGGCAGGCCACCGCCGACGATCTTGCCCAGCGTCGTCAGGTCGGGCGTGATGCCGAAGATCGATTGTGCGCCGCCGTGGGCCACGCGGAAGCCGGTCATGACTTCGTCAAAGATCAACAGAGCGCCGGCCGTCGCCGTGACATGACGCAGCGTGCTCAAAAACTCGGGTGTAGGGATCACGCAGCCCATGTTCCCGACGACCGGTTCCAGAATCACTCCAGCGATGCGCGTGCCATGTTCGGCAAAGGCGCGCTCCACGTCGGCGCAATCGTTGTATTGCAAGACCAGTGTGTCGCGCGTGGTGCCGGCCGTCACACCGGGCGAATTCGGTACGCCGAGCGTGGCGGCCGAACTGCCGGCAGCCACCAGCAAGCTGTCGACATGCCCGTGATAATTGCCGGCGAACTTGACGATCACGTCGCGCCCGGTGTATCCGCGCGCCAGACGAATGGCACTCATCGTGGCTTCGGTGCCGGAACTGACCAGGCGCACTTTTTCGACCGACGGAACCGCCTCGATGATCAGTTCGGCCAATTCGCTTTCGGCCAAGGTCGGCGCGCCGAAACTGGTGCCTCGACCAATAGCGGCCGCGAGTGCCGCTTCGACCGCCGGGTGGCAATGCCCCAGGATCATCGGCCCCCAGGAGCCGATGTAGTCGATATATCGGCGGCCATCGATATCAAACAGATACGGCCCCTCGCCGCGCTCGATGAACAACGGCTCGCCCCCCACGCCGCCAAAAGCGCGGGCAGGACTGTTCACGCCCCCCGGAATCAACTGCTTGGCATGGGCGAAAGCGGCCCGGCTCTTTTCATACGCCACGAAGTATTCTCCTAAAGCGACCGCGCGGCCGTGTATTTCGTAGGGTGCCCTGTGGGCACCACGTATTTGGATGGCAAGAATCTTTATGCAAGCCGAGAAACGAAAGGATGTCGACAATCCAAAGCTCAACGCACCGCTCTGCTGGCAGCAGGTCCTTGGTGCTCACAGAGCACCCTACATGCGACACGGGGTGGTTTGAATGCCCACTCGGTCGTTGTTCCGATGCTCAAAGAACACCCTACGACAGCCAGCCGGCAACGTCACGCGCCCAATAGGTGAGGATCATGTCGGCGCCGGCACGGTGCATCGCGATCAGCGATTCGAGCACGACGCTGCGCTCGTCGAGCCAGCCTCGGGCGGCGGCCGCCTTGACCATGCTGTACTCGCCCGACACGTTATAAGCGGCCAGGGGCACGCCGGGAAAGCGGTCGCGCACACTGCGCAGAATGTCGAGATAGGCGAGCGCCGGCTTGACCATGATGATGTCGGCCCCCTCGGCCAGATCGAGTTCGACCTCGCGCAGGGCCTGACCCGGATCGGCAGCGGCGTCCATTTGATACGTGCGGCGATCGCCAAAGGCCGGCGCGCTTTCCGCCGCATCGCGGAACGGACCGTAAAAGGCGCTCGAATACTTGGCCGCGTAACTCATCACCGGCAGATGGGCGAAGCCGGCGCCGTCGAGCGCCTGCCGGATCGCGCCGACCATACCGTCCATCATCCCGCTGGGGGCCACCATGTCGACGCCCGCCTGCGCATGACTGACCACCTGCCGAGCCAGCAGTTCGAGCGTCGCGTCGTTATCGACGTCCGTCCGACCCGTTGTCTGGTTCACGACGCCACAATGTCCATGATCGGTGTATTCGCAAAAGCAAACGTCGGTGACGACCAACAAATCGGGCGTGGCGCGTTTCAATGCTCGCACAGCTTGTTGCACGATGCCCGTCTCGCTGTAGGCGTCGCGCCCCAGCGAGTCTTTCTCGCTCGGTATACCGAACAGGATCACGCCGCCGACGCCGGCCGCGGCCAATTGCTCGGCATCGCGAACCAGTTCGTCGATCGACAATTGATGCACGCCCGGCATCGTGCCGATTTCTTGGCGGATCTTGCTGCCAGGGCGGACGAAGAGGGGCTGGATCAGGCGGCGCGGATCGAGCCGCACGGCGCGAATCATTTCGCGCAGCCGGGGATGATACCGCAAACGCCGCATGCGGGTCGTGGGAAAGCCCGATTCGGAGGGACGCGGAGCGTTCATGACGGTCTACGAAGCGTGGTCATTGGGGCGCGGCCAAATTTGTATGATTGCCTGCCGCGGTGCGGGCCGCCAGATCGGCCGTAGCACGCTCGACAACATTTGCCGCCCACGGCTTGTCGCCGTAGAGCTTTATGATGCCTTCGCGGATCGCGCGGGCGGCAGCGGCATCCGTGCTTTCCAGCGCGTCGGCCGCATCCAGTCGGCCCAACAGGGTTTGCACATCCATGCGCGAGCGTTCTTCGATCTGTGATTGCAACTGCGCCAGGTGCTGCCGCGCGAGCGCCAGCGCGTCGCGATCTGCCGGCGACAGATTTTTATCGTTGCCGTACAAAGCAACGATTGCCGTCAGCCGCTCGACGGCCATTTCCGGATTCAATTTGGCCTGTGACATCGCGTCGAGATAAGCACGATCGACCAAGGATGCCGTTTCCACGGCGTTAGCCGACCGAGCACGCATTTCGGCCCGGCGCGCGTCCACATAAAGGCGGATTGCCTCCTGATGTTGCTTGATCTCTGCCGCGCGCGGATCGTCCGGGTAATGCGCCAAGAACGTTCGCAGGTCGGGCTCCGCCTCGCGCAGCGCGGTCATGTCGCCGGGCTCGATCGTGCGTTCGATCCGCGTATATAAACGGTCGGCCGATGCCGGCTGCATCAACCACCAGGTGCCACCAGCCAGCGCAATGACGGCCACGATCAATAGCGCGGTTTGCAGCAGCCCCCAGGGGTTCGTATGTTCGCGCGGCGCGTCGGTACGACGATGCTCTTCTTCGGAAATCGTGACGAAGCGCGATGTCGGCTTGCCAAGTGGCGCGGGCGGCGTGGCGGATGCGCTAGCGGCACCGGCTGGTTGCTGCCCCGTCTTCACCGACGTCGCCGAAACCAGATCGACCGTGGCGCTCAGCGCCCTTTCGTGCCGTGCCGCGGCCGTCTGCTCGTGCGGATTCAC
Above is a window of Pirellulales bacterium DNA encoding:
- the hemL gene encoding glutamate-1-semialdehyde 2,1-aminomutase; the encoded protein is MAYEKSRAAFAHAKQLIPGGVNSPARAFGGVGGEPLFIERGEGPYLFDIDGRRYIDYIGSWGPMILGHCHPAVEAALAAAIGRGTSFGAPTLAESELAELIIEAVPSVEKVRLVSSGTEATMSAIRLARGYTGRDVIVKFAGNYHGHVDSLLVAAGSSAATLGVPNSPGVTAGTTRDTLVLQYNDCADVERAFAEHGTRIAGVILEPVVGNMGCVIPTPEFLSTLRHVTATAGALLIFDEVMTGFRVAHGGAQSIFGITPDLTTLGKIVGGGLPVGAYGGRAEIMDHILPAGKVFQAGTLSGNPLATAAGIATLKILRDNSPYARLEALGQRLEAGLLAAARQAGIPCTVARVGSMMTLFFNPQPVANWEQASHSDTKRFARWFWELVDSGIYMPCSQYEALFISAAHSDADIDATITAAQEALSKLANS
- the hemB gene encoding porphobilinogen synthase, which gives rise to MNAPRPSESGFPTTRMRRLRYHPRLREMIRAVRLDPRRLIQPLFVRPGSKIRQEIGTMPGVHQLSIDELVRDAEQLAAAGVGGVILFGIPSEKDSLGRDAYSETGIVQQAVRALKRATPDLLVVTDVCFCEYTDHGHCGVVNQTTGRTDVDNDATLELLARQVVSHAQAGVDMVAPSGMMDGMVGAIRQALDGAGFAHLPVMSYAAKYSSAFYGPFRDAAESAPAFGDRRTYQMDAAADPGQALREVELDLAEGADIIMVKPALAYLDILRSVRDRFPGVPLAAYNVSGEYSMVKAAAARGWLDERSVVLESLIAMHRAGADMILTYWARDVAGWLS